One Terriglobia bacterium DNA segment encodes these proteins:
- a CDS encoding PilZ domain-containing protein — MQNSEQTDELRSSVRFPIKLPVAITTEAKQEHHAETENISAGGVLFTVDADMAPGSRIEFAIAMPATVLGTASDVMVKCVGRVVRCAEEGNRRAVAAVIDEYRFDRN, encoded by the coding sequence ATGCAAAATTCCGAGCAGACGGATGAACTGCGCAGTTCTGTCCGCTTCCCGATCAAGTTGCCGGTAGCCATTACGACCGAAGCCAAGCAGGAACACCACGCGGAGACGGAGAACATCTCCGCCGGCGGCGTTCTGTTCACCGTGGACGCCGATATGGCCCCAGGCTCGCGAATCGAGTTTGCCATCGCCATGCCCGCCACCGTGCTGGGGACCGCTTCCGATGTGATGGTAAAGTGTGTGGGTCGAGTGGTGCGATGCGCGGAGGAGGGCAACCGCAGAGCCGTCGCCGCCGTTATCGACGAGTATCGTTTCGACCGCAATTAA
- a CDS encoding TldD/PmbA family protein, producing MLNEERANDIFEIVSRASEADEIEVLIAGGHHALTRFANNTIHQNVADENYVVSVRTVIGKKTARATTNKLDPESLRRAVRSAEAITEVQQPDPDLLPMAEPEPDRPDERTPNRWFPETAAITPQDRAAAVANIVDVAKRNQLVTAGIYSSSRSVEAIFNSRGLETFHRQTSSEISITMLAEDSSGWQKANSPDVRNLNPGALAETAARKARDSAHPRELAPGKYTVILEPAAVLDLVGFMFYDFGGLAVLDQRSFLNNRVGARLFGENVSIWDDAYHPLQSGPAFDGEGVRRQRVQLVDRGTIKSLVYARGTAEKMKQSEYAAKVGDIRPTGHGLPLPNEIGEVPLNIVFDAGPEAQRRTVDQMIASTERAILVTRLWYIREVDPYEKILTGMTRDGTFLVENGKIQGGVRNFRFNQSLIAMLSGVEALGTPVRASGEESFDMVVPPMKVRDFNFTEVTKF from the coding sequence ATGCTTAACGAAGAACGCGCCAACGACATTTTCGAGATAGTGAGCCGAGCCTCAGAAGCCGATGAGATCGAGGTCCTGATCGCCGGCGGACATCACGCACTCACCCGCTTCGCCAACAACACCATCCACCAGAACGTTGCGGACGAGAACTACGTCGTTTCCGTTCGCACTGTGATCGGCAAGAAGACCGCGCGCGCGACGACCAACAAGCTCGATCCCGAGTCGCTGCGGCGCGCCGTCCGGTCCGCCGAAGCCATCACCGAGGTCCAGCAGCCGGACCCCGACCTGCTGCCCATGGCCGAGCCCGAACCCGACCGCCCCGACGAGCGCACGCCCAACCGCTGGTTTCCGGAGACCGCCGCCATCACGCCGCAGGACCGCGCCGCCGCCGTCGCCAACATCGTGGACGTGGCCAAGCGCAACCAGCTGGTCACAGCCGGGATTTACTCCTCATCGCGCAGTGTGGAGGCCATCTTCAATTCCCGCGGCCTGGAGACCTTCCATCGCCAGACCTCGTCGGAGATTTCCATTACGATGCTCGCCGAGGACTCCTCCGGCTGGCAGAAGGCGAACTCCCCCGACGTGCGCAACCTCAACCCCGGCGCGCTGGCTGAAACCGCGGCGCGCAAGGCCCGCGACTCGGCCCATCCCAGGGAACTCGCCCCCGGCAAGTACACCGTCATCCTCGAGCCCGCCGCCGTCCTCGATCTGGTCGGGTTCATGTTCTATGACTTCGGCGGGCTGGCCGTCCTCGACCAGCGCTCGTTCCTTAACAACCGCGTGGGCGCTCGCCTCTTCGGCGAAAACGTCAGCATCTGGGACGACGCCTACCACCCGCTCCAGTCCGGGCCGGCGTTCGACGGCGAAGGTGTCCGCCGCCAGCGCGTCCAGCTTGTCGATCGTGGGACCATCAAGAGCCTGGTGTACGCGCGCGGTACCGCCGAAAAAATGAAGCAGTCCGAGTACGCCGCGAAGGTCGGCGACATCCGTCCCACCGGCCACGGCCTGCCCCTGCCCAACGAGATTGGCGAAGTTCCGCTCAACATCGTCTTTGACGCTGGCCCCGAGGCCCAGCGCCGGACCGTGGACCAGATGATCGCCTCCACCGAGCGCGCCATCCTGGTCACCCGCCTCTGGTACATCCGCGAGGTGGATCCCTACGAGAAGATCCTCACCGGCATGACCCGCGACGGCACCTTCCTGGTGGAGAACGGCAAGATCCAGGGCGGCGTGCGCAACTTCCGCTTTAATCAGAGCCTGATCGCCATGCTCTCGGGCGTGGAAGCCTTGGGTACGCCGGTACGGGCCAGCGGGGAAGAGTCCTTCGACATGGTCGTTCCGCCCATGAAGGTGCGCGACTTCAACTTCACCGAGGTCACTAAGTTTTAG
- a CDS encoding response regulator transcription factor translates to MGSATPKPGSPPAKATNEGKSGSAPVLKVLLADSQAIYRVGIRKIFALEDELRVVAQAETLGQTLAAAQKFSPDVILFESGICPNPAEAVGEVSKRAPNARIVVIAESMDEEATIEYFRRGVRGIVPRSISPDLLVRCVRKVAEGETWLDNQGINWVMEAYRSQASQLTSPRHKTKLTDKELLIVSCVTQGMKNKEIASEIGTTEQVVKNYLRKVYDKLGVSDRLELALYCIHHRILAGGKGSDQTDASAAAAAAAAQAQQQKA, encoded by the coding sequence ATGGGTAGTGCGACTCCCAAACCCGGCAGCCCTCCCGCCAAAGCTACAAATGAGGGAAAGTCCGGCTCAGCGCCGGTCCTGAAGGTGTTGCTGGCCGACAGCCAGGCCATCTACCGCGTCGGCATCCGCAAGATCTTCGCCCTGGAGGACGAGCTGCGCGTGGTCGCCCAGGCCGAGACCCTCGGCCAGACCCTGGCCGCCGCCCAAAAGTTCTCGCCCGACGTGATCCTGTTCGAATCCGGCATCTGCCCCAATCCCGCAGAGGCCGTGGGCGAAGTCTCCAAACGCGCTCCCAACGCCCGCATCGTGGTCATCGCCGAGTCCATGGACGAGGAAGCCACCATCGAGTATTTCCGCCGCGGCGTTCGCGGTATCGTGCCCCGCTCCATCTCCCCCGACCTGCTGGTGCGCTGCGTGCGCAAGGTGGCCGAGGGCGAGACCTGGCTCGACAACCAGGGCATCAACTGGGTCATGGAGGCCTACCGCTCGCAGGCCTCGCAGCTCACGTCACCACGCCACAAGACGAAGCTGACCGACAAGGAGCTGCTCATCGTGTCCTGCGTCACCCAGGGGATGAAGAACAAGGAGATCGCCAGCGAGATCGGGACCACCGAGCAGGTGGTGAAGAACTACCTGCGCAAGGTGTACGACAAGCTGGGCGTCTCCGATCGCCTTGAGCTGGCGCTGTACTGCATCCACCACCGTATCCTCGCCGGCGGCAAGGGCTCCGACCAGACCGATGCCAGCGCCGCCGCCGCTGCCGCCGCCGCCCAAGCCCAGCAACAGAAAGCCTAG